The Aggregatilinea lenta genome includes a region encoding these proteins:
- a CDS encoding SpoIIE family protein phosphatase codes for MESCFLDIWQASLNKSGEELCGDQVKVYKTDSKTIAVVSDGLGSGVKANILATLTSQIILTMLRADVPLKEVMSTVLGTLPVCQERKIAYATFTALEIDHATNAFKIINFDNPPTFFFRGGKRLDLNRTPETILGKQITTAEGVLERGDFLGIISDGILHAGAGNIWNFGWGWDNVAGYMEPLVARYPTRAKPVVQGVVTKTRSLYGSLIGDDATFVGLCARKRHSLIVFTGPPLDPEQDEAVAQRVLDFGGRRVVCGGTTGSIMERALGEVIEVDLSTLRETVPPIGYLSEIDLLTEGIITMYRALEVMREANGDEGRLPRDKNGAVMLARELLQADSVFFLVGQKINEFYQNPLLPRNLSLRKNLVLETAQFLKERNKEVRIEFC; via the coding sequence TCAAGGTCTACAAGACTGACAGCAAAACCATCGCCGTGGTGTCCGACGGGCTGGGCAGCGGCGTGAAGGCGAATATCCTGGCGACGCTCACTTCCCAGATCATCCTGACGATGCTGCGCGCGGACGTGCCGCTCAAGGAAGTGATGAGCACGGTGTTGGGCACGCTGCCGGTGTGCCAGGAGCGGAAAATCGCCTACGCGACGTTCACCGCGCTCGAAATCGATCACGCGACGAACGCGTTCAAAATCATCAACTTCGACAATCCGCCGACATTTTTCTTTCGCGGCGGGAAGCGGCTCGACCTGAACCGCACGCCGGAAACGATCCTCGGCAAGCAGATCACGACCGCCGAGGGCGTGCTGGAACGCGGCGACTTTTTGGGCATCATCTCGGACGGCATTTTACACGCCGGGGCGGGCAACATCTGGAACTTCGGCTGGGGCTGGGACAACGTCGCGGGCTACATGGAGCCGCTCGTCGCACGCTACCCCACGCGTGCCAAACCCGTGGTGCAGGGCGTGGTCACCAAGACGCGGTCGCTGTACGGCAGCCTGATCGGGGATGATGCGACGTTCGTGGGCCTCTGTGCGCGCAAACGTCACAGCCTGATCGTGTTCACGGGACCGCCGCTGGACCCCGAACAGGACGAGGCGGTCGCGCAGCGCGTGCTGGACTTCGGCGGGCGGCGCGTGGTGTGCGGGGGCACGACCGGATCGATCATGGAGCGCGCGCTGGGCGAGGTGATCGAGGTGGATCTGTCCACCCTGCGCGAAACCGTGCCGCCGATTGGTTACCTGAGCGAGATCGACCTGCTGACGGAGGGCATCATCACGATGTACCGCGCGCTGGAAGTGATGCGCGAGGCGAACGGCGACGAAGGACGGCTCCCGCGCGACAAAAACGGCGCGGTGATGCTGGCGCGCGAACTGCTGCAAGCAGATTCGGTGTTCTTCCTGGTGGGGCAGAAGATCAACGAGTTCTACCAGAATCCGCTGCTGCCGCGGAACCTGTCGCTGCGCAAAAATCTGGTGTTGGAAACGGCCCAGTTCCTCAAGGAGCGCAACAAAGAGGTGCGCATCGAGTTCTGCTGA
- a CDS encoding LacI family DNA-binding transcriptional regulator — protein MSKNVTLKDVARKAGVSYQTVSKVLSDQMRVTPEVRNRIYAAVEELDYRPNVAARNLRTQYSYLLGYSWQPDRHYYFNPVLEEFQQSVVEAAEELGYHILLFPQRQDQDLVEIYQELVLTGRVDGFILSGLEYYDPRVPALNRLNVPLVAFGRTDSDHEFPYVDVDGQAGIYQAVRHLMDLGHQQIAILCWPETSRVGTERLSGYLQAMEEAGLPVDPAWIVRGEREYDFGYGAAPQLLDLPTSRCPTAIVTMHDLIALGVIRAAEERGLQVGHDIAITGFDNVPVVRYFRPGLTTLQQPVWEVGARVVRLLVSLLRNEDPGPQQVLLAPNLIIRESTQPNPPYEDV, from the coding sequence ATGTCCAAAAATGTTACGCTCAAGGACGTCGCTCGTAAGGCAGGCGTCAGCTACCAGACCGTATCGAAGGTGCTGAGCGATCAAATGCGCGTCACACCGGAGGTGCGGAACCGGATCTACGCCGCCGTCGAGGAACTGGATTACCGCCCCAACGTCGCGGCGCGCAACCTGCGCACGCAGTACAGCTACCTCCTGGGCTACTCCTGGCAGCCCGATCGCCACTACTACTTCAACCCCGTGCTCGAAGAATTCCAGCAAAGCGTCGTCGAAGCCGCCGAAGAACTGGGCTATCACATCTTGCTGTTCCCGCAGCGCCAGGATCAGGATCTGGTCGAGATCTACCAGGAGCTGGTGTTGACGGGCCGCGTGGACGGCTTCATCCTCTCCGGCCTGGAATACTACGATCCGCGCGTGCCCGCATTGAACCGGCTCAACGTCCCGCTGGTGGCGTTTGGCCGCACGGACAGCGACCACGAGTTCCCCTATGTGGACGTCGATGGGCAGGCGGGCATCTATCAGGCGGTGCGCCACCTGATGGACCTGGGCCACCAGCAGATCGCGATCCTGTGCTGGCCGGAGACGTCACGCGTGGGCACGGAGCGCTTGTCCGGCTATTTGCAGGCGATGGAAGAAGCGGGCCTGCCGGTCGATCCGGCCTGGATCGTGCGCGGCGAGCGCGAGTACGACTTTGGGTACGGGGCTGCGCCGCAACTGCTCGACCTGCCCACCAGCCGCTGCCCAACCGCCATCGTGACCATGCACGACCTGATCGCCCTGGGTGTGATCCGCGCCGCCGAGGAGCGCGGCTTGCAGGTCGGGCACGACATCGCCATCACCGGCTTCGACAACGTGCCGGTGGTGCGCTACTTCCGCCCCGGCCTCACCACGCTCCAGCAGCCCGTCTGGGAGGTCGGCGCGCGCGTCGTCAGGCTGCTGGTCAGCCTGCTGCGCAACGAAGATCCCGGCCCGCAGCAGGTGCTGCTTGCGCCGAATCTTATTATCCGTGAATCCACCCAACCCAACCCGCCATACGAGGACGTTTAA